One window from the genome of Xenorhabdus bovienii SS-2004 encodes:
- a CDS encoding IS110 family transposase: MQNVTLIGIDLGKHSFHVHCQDKSGKALLRKKFTRARLMEFLAGSPSATVVMEACAGAHFMARRIAAFGHEAKLISPQFVRPFVKSNKNDFVDAEAICEAASRPSMRFVQPRTEAQQAMRALHRVRESLVRDRVKTTNQMHAFLLEFGISMPIGTAVIKRLSTVLAENELPPYLAQLLMRLHAHYLYLVEQLTELETALEQELRRDETGQRLQTIPGVGPITASVLSSQLGDGKQYGCSRDFAASTGLVPRQYSTGGKNTLLGISKRGDKNLRRLLVQCARVFIQRIDYQSGRLAEWVKAQLERKHSNVVACALANKLARIAWAITTRQTVFER, from the coding sequence ATGCAAAACGTTACGCTTATTGGTATTGATCTCGGCAAACATTCTTTCCACGTTCACTGTCAGGACAAATCAGGAAAGGCCCTGCTGCGTAAAAAATTTACCCGCGCCAGACTGATGGAGTTTTTAGCGGGATCGCCATCAGCGACTGTTGTAATGGAAGCCTGCGCCGGTGCTCACTTTATGGCTCGCCGGATCGCTGCTTTTGGTCACGAAGCGAAGCTGATTTCTCCACAATTTGTTCGTCCTTTTGTAAAGAGCAACAAGAACGATTTTGTGGATGCTGAAGCCATATGCGAAGCTGCATCTCGTCCCTCCATGCGATTTGTGCAACCACGAACAGAGGCGCAACAAGCTATGCGCGCCCTGCATCGGGTCAGAGAATCACTGGTCAGAGACAGGGTTAAAACCACTAATCAGATGCACGCTTTTTTACTGGAATTTGGCATCAGTATGCCGATCGGAACCGCCGTGATAAAAAGACTTTCAACCGTCTTGGCAGAGAACGAACTTCCTCCCTATCTGGCACAGTTGCTGATGCGCTTACATGCCCATTATCTTTATCTTGTCGAACAGCTCACCGAGCTTGAGACGGCACTGGAGCAGGAGCTGAGACGTGATGAAACAGGACAGCGTCTTCAGACAATACCGGGCGTGGGTCCGATAACTGCCAGCGTCTTATCATCGCAGCTGGGCGATGGTAAGCAGTATGGCTGTAGCCGGGATTTTGCTGCTTCAACCGGTCTGGTACCACGCCAGTACAGCACGGGTGGCAAAAATACGCTTTTAGGGATAAGTAAACGCGGAGACAAAAATCTGCGACGGTTACTTGTCCAGTGCGCCAGAGTCTTTATCCAGAGAATCGATTATCAGTCAGGAAGGCTGGCTGAATGGGTAAAGGCTCAGCTTGAGCGAAAACACTCAAATGTTGTGGCCTGTGCGCTGGCCAACAAATTAGCCCGGATAGCCTGGGCAATCACAACACGGCAAACTGTGTTCGAAAGGTAA
- a CDS encoding fimbrial protein, giving the protein MKFKLIISSLFVSSLFATTANATIGTVNFKGEITDKTCEIDAASANQTVNMGKVSVKEFSGENKVAAATKFSIKLTECPTEIKNALVKFDGSSHESKGKLLALTTDSKNAKGVAIGIYEDNSDNLVGLYKDSKSYAIEKGAAELPFIAKYVATSDNVSAGSANAVARFTVVYN; this is encoded by the coding sequence ATGAAATTCAAGCTGATTATTTCTTCTTTATTTGTATCTTCTTTATTTGCTACAACTGCAAATGCAACTATTGGTACGGTTAACTTTAAAGGTGAAATAACGGATAAAACGTGTGAAATTGATGCCGCTTCTGCAAATCAAACGGTGAATATGGGTAAAGTTAGTGTTAAAGAATTTTCTGGTGAAAATAAAGTTGCGGCAGCAACAAAATTCAGTATTAAATTAACTGAATGCCCAACCGAAATTAAAAATGCGCTTGTTAAATTTGATGGTTCTTCTCATGAAAGCAAAGGCAAACTTTTAGCTCTGACAACAGACAGCAAAAATGCCAAGGGCGTTGCTATCGGTATTTATGAAGATAACTCAGACAATCTGGTTGGTTTATATAAAGATTCTAAATCATATGCAATTGAAAAAGGGGCAGCAGAGTTGCCATTTATTGCTAAATACGTAGCGACGAGTGACAATGTTTCCGCAGGTTCGGCTAATGCGGTAGCGCGTTTTACTGTAGTGTATAACTAA
- a CDS encoding IS630 family transposase — protein MKINLTDAQKDALELMHDTTRDGRVRDRIKAVLLASEGWTAQMIAQALRIHESTVSRHLKDYFSEEKLAPENGGSESRLSAEQTTELVEYLMANLMHTTAQIVAYVRARWQVTFTVAGMTKWLHRQGFSYKKPMGAPHKFDADKQQQFIETYNALKEECGQNAPILFIDAVHPTLSTKLSYGWMKSGRKHVKVVETTGSRTRLNIMGALNLQRIEETIVREYPTINAKNVVLFFGSIRETYPLSQKIHIILDGAGYHRSGVVQFFAEVLNIELHYLPPYSPNLNPIERLWKYVNEQVRNNVYFPDTKTFRETLRHFFHVTLPEKAKELTTRLTDNFQILKPASSS, from the coding sequence ATGAAAATTAATCTAACAGATGCCCAAAAAGACGCCCTCGAATTGATGCATGATACGACTCGCGATGGACGAGTACGTGACCGCATCAAGGCCGTGCTTTTGGCCTCAGAAGGCTGGACTGCCCAGATGATTGCTCAGGCTTTGCGGATCCATGAAAGTACGGTGAGCCGCCATCTGAAAGATTACTTCTCTGAGGAAAAACTCGCCCCTGAAAATGGGGGCTCTGAAAGCCGTTTGTCTGCCGAACAAACAACAGAATTAGTTGAGTATCTGATGGCAAATTTGATGCACACTACCGCACAAATTGTGGCCTATGTTCGGGCACGATGGCAGGTGACTTTCACTGTCGCAGGAATGACGAAATGGCTTCACCGTCAAGGTTTCAGCTACAAGAAGCCAATGGGTGCTCCGCATAAATTTGATGCGGATAAACAGCAACAGTTTATTGAAACCTACAACGCGCTGAAAGAAGAATGTGGCCAGAATGCGCCTATTTTATTTATTGATGCGGTTCACCCGACCCTGTCCACAAAATTAAGTTATGGCTGGATGAAGAGCGGGCGGAAGCACGTCAAAGTGGTTGAAACCACAGGCAGTCGTACTCGACTCAACATCATGGGTGCCCTTAATTTACAACGGATTGAAGAGACTATTGTTCGTGAATATCCGACGATTAACGCGAAAAATGTCGTCCTTTTTTTCGGCTCAATCCGGGAAACCTATCCACTTTCGCAAAAAATCCACATTATTCTGGATGGTGCGGGTTATCACCGTTCCGGAGTCGTCCAATTTTTTGCCGAGGTTTTGAATATTGAGTTGCACTACCTGCCGCCTTACAGCCCTAATCTCAACCCGATTGAGCGATTATGGAAGTATGTGAATGAGCAGGTACGAAACAATGTCTATTTTCCGGATACCAAAACATTCCGTGAAACGCTGCGCCACTTTTTTCATGTCACATTGCCAGAAAAAGCGAAAGAACTCACCACTCGGTTGACTGATAACTTCCAGATTTTAAAACCCGCATCTTCAAGTTAA
- a CDS encoding fimbria/pilus outer membrane usher protein: MSKNIKHNIAKRLCEGKYYRLWLSIFIMIGSFSYHFKSYAENNFNIHALRIGDNFPDDIDLSIFNTSTQPPGKYWVDTYLNKESIDTGNVEFILNDGELRPKLTVQKLQDLGVKINAFPVLMNLPSEEVITNISEYIPSASTKFDFNRQRLDISIPQIALNHQVRGYISPESWDQGMTALLVNYHYSGSTNWQDNRRTNQNNYLNLQTGVNWQAWRLRNYSTYTSQHKNWRSIKSYLQRDIHALKGQLIVGDSFTPSYLFDGIEFRGIQLASDENMLPDSMKGFAPVVSGIAQSHAQVTIKQNGYVIYQTYVAQGPFVLTDLYPTTTSGNLEIIIKEADGRERRFIQPFSAAPIMLRKDSLKYSLTMGHYRSPYSRSRKPYFFQGTLIYGLHNNLTAYGGVMLSRDYQSMVLGSGIDLGNVGSLSFDATHANTQLPSDKKSQGQAYRLQYLKALSLTGTNLTVAGYRYSTKGFYDFDDANHADNLNSNHRLFGRINKKSKLQVQVNQILGDFGGLYVTAFQQDYWGQSSHERGLGAGYNMSHRGINYGLNYTYSRTPDSGNHDQLFSFSVHVPLDRWLKNSWASYSLTSGKNSPASQQVSLNGTVLEDNNLHYSLQQSYTNQGDGVSGNIYAGYKGAYGRLNAGYNYQHHGRQMNYGVSGGIIAHPYGLTFSQELGETAVLVRAEGAKGVKVANNTGVTTDGNGYAVVPYASSYRKNRVALDPHSFADDVDIDINTQFVVPTKGALTLANFQTRIGSRVLMFLSYQGQSVPFGAIATLEKQHDLDKPSSTIVSSEGQAYFTGMPTRGKLQVKWGSQNTKTCLANYTLPEKQTLSGHPLSGINTMKVNCE, from the coding sequence ATGTCAAAAAATATAAAGCATAATATTGCCAAGAGATTATGCGAAGGCAAGTATTATCGATTATGGCTGTCTATATTTATTATGATAGGGAGTTTTTCTTATCATTTTAAATCTTATGCTGAAAATAATTTCAACATCCATGCGCTGAGAATAGGAGATAATTTTCCTGATGATATTGATCTTTCTATTTTTAATACTTCCACGCAACCTCCTGGTAAATATTGGGTCGATACCTATTTGAATAAAGAAAGTATTGATACGGGTAATGTTGAATTTATTTTAAATGATGGTGAACTGCGGCCAAAACTCACTGTGCAAAAATTGCAGGATTTAGGGGTGAAAATCAATGCTTTTCCGGTGTTGATGAATTTACCGTCAGAAGAGGTGATTACTAATATCAGCGAGTATATTCCTTCAGCCAGCACGAAGTTTGATTTTAATCGACAACGGCTGGATATCAGCATTCCTCAAATTGCGCTGAATCATCAGGTGAGAGGTTATATTTCGCCTGAGTCATGGGATCAGGGAATGACGGCTTTATTGGTTAACTACCATTATAGTGGGTCAACAAACTGGCAGGATAATCGGAGAACCAATCAGAACAATTATTTAAATCTGCAAACCGGCGTTAATTGGCAGGCATGGCGTTTGCGAAATTATTCCACTTATACCAGCCAGCACAAAAATTGGCGGAGTATTAAATCTTATCTTCAACGTGATATTCATGCTCTCAAAGGACAGTTGATCGTCGGTGATAGTTTCACGCCTTCTTATCTTTTTGATGGGATAGAATTTCGCGGGATTCAGCTTGCTTCTGACGAAAATATGCTGCCGGACAGTATGAAAGGTTTTGCACCGGTTGTAAGCGGGATTGCTCAAAGTCATGCTCAGGTCACAATCAAGCAGAATGGCTATGTGATTTATCAGACCTATGTTGCACAGGGGCCATTTGTATTAACCGATCTTTATCCAACCACCACCAGTGGGAATTTAGAAATCATTATCAAAGAAGCGGATGGCCGGGAACGTCGTTTTATACAACCGTTTTCTGCTGCACCCATTATGCTGAGGAAAGATAGCCTGAAATATTCGCTGACAATGGGACATTATCGCTCACCCTACAGCCGCAGTCGCAAACCTTATTTCTTTCAAGGTACTTTGATCTACGGGCTTCACAATAATCTCACCGCATATGGTGGTGTCATGTTATCCCGTGATTATCAATCTATGGTGTTAGGTTCAGGAATCGATTTGGGCAATGTCGGCTCGCTTTCTTTTGATGCTACCCATGCTAATACCCAATTGCCATCAGACAAAAAATCCCAAGGGCAGGCTTACCGACTACAGTATTTGAAAGCGCTTTCACTGACAGGAACGAATTTAACTGTGGCAGGGTATCGCTATTCGACTAAAGGTTTTTACGATTTCGATGATGCCAATCATGCTGATAACCTCAATAGCAACCATCGGTTGTTTGGCCGTATCAATAAGAAAAGCAAACTACAAGTGCAAGTTAATCAAATATTGGGGGATTTCGGCGGATTGTATGTCACGGCATTCCAGCAGGATTACTGGGGGCAGAGTAGTCATGAACGTGGTCTCGGTGCGGGTTATAACATGAGTCACCGTGGTATCAATTACGGCTTGAATTATACCTATAGCCGCACTCCCGACTCTGGCAATCATGACCAATTATTCTCATTCAGTGTTCATGTGCCTCTCGACCGCTGGCTGAAAAATAGTTGGGCCAGTTACAGCCTGACTTCAGGTAAAAACAGCCCCGCTTCGCAACAGGTCAGCCTGAATGGTACGGTACTGGAGGATAATAACCTGCACTACAGCCTGCAACAGAGTTATACCAATCAAGGGGATGGCGTCAGTGGAAATATTTATGCCGGGTATAAGGGAGCCTATGGTCGGCTCAATGCCGGTTATAACTATCAACACCACGGCAGGCAGATGAATTACGGTGTCAGTGGGGGAATTATTGCACACCCTTACGGTCTGACTTTCTCCCAGGAACTGGGCGAAACGGCGGTATTGGTTCGAGCCGAAGGCGCAAAAGGCGTCAAGGTAGCCAATAATACGGGCGTTACTACTGACGGGAACGGCTACGCCGTTGTACCTTATGCCAGCAGTTACCGAAAAAACCGGGTCGCACTTGATCCTCATTCTTTTGCTGATGATGTTGATATTGATATCAATACGCAATTTGTTGTTCCGACAAAAGGTGCGCTTACTCTGGCTAATTTTCAGACACGAATTGGCAGCAGGGTATTGATGTTTCTTTCATACCAAGGTCAGTCAGTGCCTTTTGGTGCCATTGCTACGTTGGAGAAACAGCATGATCTCGACAAGCCCAGCAGCACAATTGTCAGTAGTGAAGGGCAAGCCTATTTCACGGGA
- a CDS encoding LecA/PA-IL family lectin, producing MYDWSGAVPAKLEKGQPTGLILKAGDVISIVAKGWVKYGHPDNYWAAPQGTLPKKPTLHDTLIAKIGNKTYGIGNGVLHKTVPEDGELIFVFFDSPGNYGDNSREFLVNVKIESRYSPLEEIKK from the coding sequence ATGTACGATTGGTCTGGAGCTGTTCCTGCTAAACTTGAAAAAGGCCAACCCACAGGGCTTATCCTCAAGGCGGGAGATGTTATATCTATTGTTGCTAAGGGATGGGTGAAGTATGGCCATCCAGACAACTACTGGGCAGCACCTCAGGGTACTTTACCTAAAAAACCGACGCTACACGACACACTCATTGCTAAAATCGGTAATAAAACCTACGGAATAGGGAATGGTGTGCTTCATAAAACGGTTCCTGAGGATGGGGAGTTAATATTTGTGTTCTTTGACTCCCCAGGTAATTACGGTGATAATTCTCGTGAATTCCTTGTTAATGTAAAAATAGAGTCACGCTATTCTCCTCTCGAAGAAATAAAAAAATAA
- a CDS encoding IS1 family transposase (programmed frameshift), whose protein sequence is MAKVDVYCRYCHKSEQVKGHGKGNGGHPRYRCYSCCKVFQLAYTYQACKPGVKEQIVDIAMNNGGIRDTARILKVATATVMKTLKNLRPRNVTTLPLAECGIQIVCEIDEQWSFVGNKKNQRWLWYAWEPRLKRIVAHVFGDRSRKTLDKLLTLLSSFTIRFYCTDDYVVYDPLPEEEHLTGKAFTQRIERTNLTHRTRIKRLNRKTIGYSKSEEMHDKVIGTFIEREHYF, encoded by the exons ATGGCCAAAGTTGATGTCTATTGCCGTTATTGCCACAAATCAGAACAGGTCAAAGGACATGGGAAAGGAAATGGCGGACATCCTCGTTATCGCTGTTATAGCTGCTGTAAGGTCTTTCAGTTGGCGTATACCTATCAGGCCTGCAAACCCGGCGTTAAAGAACAGATTGTCGATATCGCGATGAATAACGGGGGAATTCGTGACACCGCTCGGATCCTAAAAGTCGCCACCGCCACCGTCATGAAAACATTAAAAA ACCTCAGACCCCGAAACGTAACGACACTTCCCCTTGCGGAATGTGGCATCCAGATTGTCTGTGAAATCGACGAGCAATGGTCGTTTGTCGGCAATAAGAAAAACCAACGCTGGCTTTGGTATGCTTGGGAACCCCGCCTGAAGCGAATAGTGGCTCATGTTTTTGGCGATCGCAGTCGAAAAACGTTAGACAAGCTGCTTACCCTCTTATCTTCCTTTACTATTCGGTTTTACTGCACGGATGACTATGTTGTTTATGACCCACTTCCCGAGGAAGAGCACTTGACTGGAAAGGCGTTTACTCAGCGTATAGAGAGAACGAATTTAACGCATCGTACCCGAATCAAAAGGCTGAATAGAAAAACCATTGGGTATTCAAAATCGGAAGAAATGCACGATAAAGTGATAGGAACCTTTATTGAACGTGAACATTATTTTTAA
- a CDS encoding fimbrial biogenesis chaperone, translating into MQCHRLLIMMFLYFFSSHFAMAGGVVIGGTRVVYLSDKKEVSVSVNNLEKESVYLIQSWIQDENEKTKTPFIVTPPLFKLPANNENILRIIKVSDGLPMDRESIFWLNVTSIPETVKSNADVNQLQIVVNSRLKLFYRPTQLEENSGEAYKRIKFRKENGVLIAENSTPYFISFSHLKVDGKEVEGAGMVNPFSQANWPLPVKNAKSVSWKAINDYGGVTQEEFAGL; encoded by the coding sequence GTGCAGTGTCATCGTTTGTTGATAATGATGTTTTTATATTTTTTCAGTAGTCATTTTGCAATGGCGGGTGGTGTGGTTATTGGAGGAACTCGTGTTGTTTACTTAAGTGATAAGAAAGAGGTTTCTGTATCTGTCAATAACTTAGAGAAAGAATCTGTTTACCTTATTCAGAGCTGGATTCAGGATGAAAATGAGAAAACAAAAACTCCATTTATCGTGACACCTCCTTTATTTAAGTTACCCGCAAATAACGAAAATATTTTGCGGATTATTAAAGTGAGTGATGGATTGCCAATGGATAGGGAGTCTATATTCTGGCTGAATGTGACATCTATTCCTGAAACTGTAAAATCAAATGCAGATGTCAATCAGTTACAGATTGTTGTTAACTCGCGATTAAAACTATTTTACCGCCCTACACAACTGGAAGAAAATTCGGGGGAGGCTTATAAGCGTATCAAGTTCAGGAAAGAAAATGGTGTATTAATTGCAGAGAATTCGACACCTTATTTTATTTCTTTTTCACATCTAAAAGTGGACGGAAAAGAAGTCGAAGGGGCGGGAATGGTTAACCCCTTCAGCCAAGCAAATTGGCCATTGCCTGTCAAAAATGCGAAAAGTGTCAGCTGGAAAGCAATCAATGATTACGGTGGAGTCACACAGGAAGAATTCGCAGGTCTTTAG
- a CDS encoding DUF6402 family protein, with amino-acid sequence MHDQFLGVWSRDGVLSKVKTAVYMGFYNDNMWRELATGEYSEHVPVYNRNFREWQKKHNKGGDFIVFSDVLWISPLPKDRVIYL; translated from the coding sequence ATACATGACCAATTCCTTGGGGTCTGGAGCAGGGATGGGGTTTTAAGTAAAGTAAAAACAGCTGTATACATGGGTTTTTATAACGATAATATGTGGAGGGAGTTAGCGACAGGGGAATATTCAGAGCACGTCCCTGTATATAATAGAAATTTCAGAGAATGGCAAAAGAAACACAATAAAGGAGGGGATTTTATTGTTTTTTCAGATGTTTTATGGATTTCTCCGCTGCCAAAGGATAGAGTGATTTATTTATGA